Proteins encoded together in one Malassezia restricta chromosome IX, complete sequence window:
- a CDS encoding cytochrome-b5 reductase, which produces MLLSLVTAVATFLLCAWIARILTRPIAHMHWLLQDMHDAFAFTDPHVIVAFVVGLACSAALLYRFGAFQTPPALHQNEWRAFKLMERTRVSHSSSVYRFAIPHQLGLPIGQHVSIRASIDGKPMVRSYTPISDHTETGHVDFLVKTYEKGNVSRAFDRLQLGESLDMRGPKGRFTYARNMAQQIGMIAGGTGITPCLQILRAALRDPKDKTQFSLLYANVSEDEILLRDELTSLQDTYPHRFSVHYFLNTPPPTGWTGGVGFITREAIAQHLPPASADSRILMCGPPPMMEAMKKHLSALQFPVSAGVYKDTDQVFVF; this is translated from the coding sequence ATGCTGCTGTCCCTCGTCACGGCGGTGGCCACCTTTCTGCTGTGCGCCTGGATCGCGCGCATACTTACGCGCCCCATCGCACACATGCACTGGCTTCTGCAAGATATGCACGACGCCTTTGCGTTCACGGACCCCCACGTCATCGTGGCATTTGTGGTAGGGCTGGCGTGCTCGGCTGCGCTGCTGTACCGGTTCGGCGCCTTTCAGacgccgccggcgctccATCAGAACGAATGGCGCGCATTCAAGCTCATGGAGCGCACACGCGTGTCGCACTCGTCCAGCGTGTACCGCTTTGCGATCCCGCACCAGTTGGGCCTCCCGATCGGACAGCACGTGTCCATTCGCGCGTCCATCGACGGCAAGCCCATGGTCCGGTCCTACACACCCATCTCGGACCATACTGAGACTGGGCACGTCGACTTTCTCGTCAAGACGTACGAGAAGGGCAacgtgtcgcgcgccttcGATCGCCTCCAGCTCGGCGAGAGCCTCGACATGAGAGGGCCCAAGGGCCGCTTTACCTACGCACGCAACATGGCTCAGCAGATCGGCATGATCGCTGGCGGCACGGGCATTACGCCGTGCCTCCAGATCTTGCGTGCGGCCCTGCGCGACCCGAAGGACAAGACGCAGTTCTCGCTGCTCTACGCAAACGTGTCCGAAGACGAAATCTTGCTGCGTGATGAACTCACATCGCTGCAAGACACATACCCGCACCGATTCTCTGTGCACTACTTCCTTAAtacgccgccgcccacggGCTGGACCGGCGGCGTCGGGTTCATTACGCGCGAGGCcatcgcccagcacctCCCGCCCGCCAGCGCCGACAGCCGCATCCTCATGTGCGGCCCACCACCCATGATGGAGGCCATGAAAAAGCACCTGTCCGCTCTGCAATTCCCCGTCTCAGCAGGCGTGTACAAGGACACGGACCAAGTGTTTGTCTTTTAG
- a CDS encoding saccharopine dehydrogenase (NAD+, L-lysine forming), which produces MAPVQSLWLRCETKPAEHRSALTPTTAKKLIDAGFDITVERDPQRIFDDNEFEAVGCHMVNYHSWVLAPRTMPILGLKELDAPGPDLKHTHIQFAHCYKHQEGWVDVLGRFKRGGGKLYDLEFLEDENGRRVAAFGWHAGFAGAALGLLSLAEQLQGRRLGPQAAYPNEDELLKRTRAAVEVIREHRQDKRVTALVIGALGRCGRGAIDCLVKSGVQLDDVARWDLQETSAKSGPYQEIVDSDLFINCIYLSKKIPPFVDAALLQQAGSNRRLGTIVDVSCDTTNPHNPIPIYSVNTTFERPTVGVPGVDGLEVISIDHLPTLLPRESSEAFSHDLLPSLLQLPYIQNDEHALDALQKEHAEGQGAVWARAEKLFQHHMADAVAHGA; this is translated from the coding sequence ATGGCCCCGGTGCAATCGTTGTGGCTCCGCTGTGAAACCAAGCCGGCCGAGCATCGCTCGGCCCTGACGCCAACTACGGCCAAGAAACTCATCGACGCAGGCTTTGACATTACCGTCGAGCGCGATCcgcagcgcatctttgACGACAACGAGTTCGAGGCTGTCGGATGCCACATGGTCAACTATCACTCGTGGGtcttggcgccgcgcacgatgcCCATTCTGGGTCTCAAGGAGCTGGACGCGCCTGGACCGGACTtgaagcacacgcacatccAGTTTGCGCACTGCTACAAGCACCAGGAGGGCTGGGTCGATGTGCTAGGTCGCTTTAAGCGCGGTGGCGGCAAGCTGTACGACCTCGAGTTTCTGGAAGATGAGAACGGTCGTCGCGTGGCTGCTTTTGGCTGGCATGCCGGCTTTGCCGGTGCCGCGTTGGGTCTGCTGTCGCTggctgagcagctccaggGCCGACGCCTTGGTCCGCAGGCGGCGTACCCGAACGAGGACGAGTTGCTCAAACGGACGCGCGCGGCTGTCGAGGTGATCCGCGAGCACCGTCAGGACAAGCGCgtcacggcgctcgtcatTGGTGCGCTGGGCCGTtgtggccgtggcgccaTCGACTGTCTTGTCAAGTCAGGTGTGCAGttggacgacgtggcgcgCTGGGACTTGCAGGAGACGTCAGCGAAAAGCGGGCCGTACCAGGAGATTGTGGACTCGGATTTGTTTATCAACTGCATCTACTTGTCGAAAAAGATTCCGCCGTTTGTCGATGCTGCTCTGTTGCAGCAGGCGGGCTCGAACCGCCGACTCGGCACGATTGTGGATGTCAGCTGTGATACGACGAATCCCCACAACCCGATCCCGATTTACTCGGTCAACACGACCTTTGAGCGTCCGACCGTCGGTGTGCcgggcgtcgacggcctcgAGGTCATTTCGATCGACCACCTGCCGACactgctgccgcgcgagtCGTCGGAGGCGTTCTCGCACGACTTGCTCCCGTCGCTCCTGCAGCTTCCCTACATCCAGAACGACGAGCATGCCCTGGATGCTTTGCAGAAAGAGCACGCCGAGGGCCAAGGCGCCGTGTGGGCGCGTGCGGAGAAGCTGTTCCAGCACCACATGGCAGACGCTGTGGCGCACGGTGCGTAA
- a CDS encoding Ran-interacting Mog1 protein: MPLYPLFGGAITVSLDGDYLDASDMRQVPDNQEVLLSRTTNLSVIVEVLQCVAAHTSADGMRQGVHDHFDSLAHDNSAQQTKVERVDAVECASRAAGATPTPSLLHGTQVIPKFGKVQDLDTVHVYVALWRLPSKNVDLVLSVNDPEPSCTGWDAVHRAAQSLRIVDWGLFP, from the coding sequence ATGCCCCTGTATCCTTTGTTCGGTGGGGCCATCACTGTGTCCCTCGATGGCGACTACCTCGACGCGAGTGACATGCGGCAGGTGCCAGACAATCAAGAAGTGCTCTTGTCGCGCACAACGAATTTGAGTGTGATTGTCGAGGTGCTGCAGTGCGTTGCGGCGCACACGAGCGCTGACGGCATGCGGCAGGGTGTGCATGACCATTTTGACTCGCTCGCTCATGACAACAGTGCACAGCAAACGAAAGTAGAACGTGTCGATGCAGTAGAGTGTGCATCGCGAGCAGCGGGCGCCACACCGACGCCGTCCCTTTTGCACGGCACTCAGGTGATCCCCAAGTTTGGCAAGGTCCAGGACCTCGATACCGTGCACGTCTATGTGGCCCTGTGGCGCTTGCCGTCGAAGAACGTGGACTTGGTCCTCTCGGTGAACGACCCTGAGCCGAGCTGCACGGGCTGGGACGCCGTGCACCGCGCAGCGCAGTCCCTGCGCATCGTGGACTGGGGTCTCTTCCCCTAA
- a CDS encoding pre-rRNA-processing protein IPI3, which translates to MRHVRQLYPPEVVVMASAASAAQRGGVFAIDPSSATAAHAPLLHWKGVAQPARHGVSCTASSTHAAHDGGTGGTVCAIEADKAVLVLYSWQRDQPIARIVLPQKMTCASLSPQGTWVATGTADGRLFVWDVASGALLTSFEAHYRAMTTIAWTSDSAAIVTASQDTRVCVWSWPSLMQHTDLTGSSSPVAPYATWSDHTLDLTAVHVTPGAFPHHVRVWTASRDHTVKVWDAGTHMLVSTYAFDAPITSIAVDPLERYALVADERRVMRLDLYVDGTFRGGRASAGVSVRVQDAPHVEVGAGVTTMAISVHGTHAAIGTWHGTVPLVDVTTLQTIRTLAPHASSRDPAPTPVTYLRILPRPTDLATHTQLRAKKSATDSVYLDALPMPCVAPQFERTIQVPSHAWMRLGHVALDEAPSDAGEMLPAEPVSLTAPSVPASDERLHTLEAQVQRAKALNDEMWQRLVEMHSRTV; encoded by the coding sequence ATGCGCCACGTACGTCAGCTGTACCCACCTGAGGTGGTGGTCATGGCGTCGGCCGCGTCGGCCgcgcagcgaggcggcgtgTTTGCTATAGACCCGTCGTCGGCCacagcggcgcatgcgcctcTCCTGCACTGGAAGGGCGTGGCACagccggcgcggcacggcgtctcgtgcacggcgtcgtcgacgcatgcagcgcacgacggcggtACGGGTGGCACTGTCTgtgcgatcgaggccgaCAAGGCTGTGCTTGTGCTTTACTCGTGGCAGCGTGATCAGCCGATCGCGCGTATCGTGCTGCCGCAGAAAATGACGTGTGCGTCACTGTCGCCGCAGGGCACATGGGTCGCCACAGGCACCGCGGACGGCCGTCTTTTCGTTTGGGACGTCGCATCAGGGGCTTTGCTGACGTCATTCGAGGCGCACTACCGtgcgatgacgacgattGCGTGGACGAGTGACTCGGCCGCGATCGTCACAGCCAGCCAGGACACGCGCGTCTGTGTGTGGAGCTGGCCGAGTCTGATGCAGCATACCGACCTGACAGGGAGCAGCTCGCCGGTCGCCCCGTATGCCACGTGGTCTGATCACACCCTGGATTTGACGGCCGTCCACGTCACCCCCGGCGCCTTTCCCCACCACGTCCGCGTGTGGACGGCTAGTCGGGACCACACCGTCAAGGTGTGGGATGCGGGCACCCACATGCTCGTATCGACGTACGCCTTTGACGCGCCGATCACAAGCATCGCCGTCGACCCACTCGAGCGCTATGCGCTAGTAGCCGATGAGCGACGGGTCATGCGCCTCGACTTGTATGTCGACGGCACGTTTCGTGGCGGACGCGCATCGGCGGGTGTgagtgtgcgtgtgcaAGATGCACCGCATGTCGAGGTAGGCGCCGGTGTCACAACGATGGCTATATCCGtccatggcacgcatgcTGCGATCGGTACGTGGCATGGCACAGTCCCACTTGTCGATGTCACCACGCTCCAGACGATCCGCACGCTTGCGCCGCATGCATCCTCGCGTGATCCTGCACCGACGCCCGTCACGTACCTGCGCATTCTGCCTCGTCCCACGGATCTCGCTACGCATACCCAGCTACGGGCCAAGAAAAGCGCGACGGACAGCGTGTACTTGGACGCCCTGCCTATGCCGTGCGTCGCACCGCAGTTTGAGCGCACCATCCAAGTGCCTTCTCACGCGTGGATGCGCCTGGGGCACGTGGCGCTCGATGAGGCTCCATCCGACGCAGGAGAGATGCTGCCCGCCGAGCCAGTGTCCTTGACGGCGCCCTCGGTACCTGCGTCCGACGAGCGCCTACATACCCTCGAGGCACAAGTTcagcgcgccaaggcgcTGAACGACGAGATGTGGCAACGCCTAGTTGAGATGCATTCACGCACGGTGTAG